In a single window of the Zea mays cultivar B73 chromosome 5, Zm-B73-REFERENCE-NAM-5.0, whole genome shotgun sequence genome:
- the LOC103626945 gene encoding bisdemethoxycurcumin synthase has translation MGSAPVNVCVSRRGQQAEGPAAVLAIGTANPPHCVHQDEFPDYYFRMSRSEHLTDLKVKLKRICEKSGIEKRFFHINEEILAAHPDFNDREKPSLQARIEMTVTEVPKLAARAAAKAIAEWGRPATDITHVVFSTYSGARSPSADLRLASLLGLRPSVCRTTLSLHGCSGGVRALHLAKDIAENNHGARVLVVCAEVSLISYSGPTDGCVDSVLGLALFGDGAGAVILGAGPVSGSERPLFETVCAAQTTVPMTEAAITTQFAPGGMEYRIGKQVPGIVEQTIRQCLLDVTGPLGIDVVTWNDLFWAVHCGGRAILDSVEAALGLGSQKLAASRHVLREYGNMSSAAVVFVLEEVHRRLTSKNADGETAEWGVMVAFGPGVTVEIMVLRATTNLEEK, from the exons ATGGGAAGCGCTCCCGTGAACGTCTGCGTGTCTCGACGCGGGCAGCAAGCGGAAGGGCCTGCCGCAGTGCTGGCCATTGGCACGGCCAATCCGCCGCACTGCGTGCATCAGGACGAGTTCCCAGACTACTACTTCCGCATGTCCAGGAGCGAGCATCTCACCGACCTCAAGGTCAAGCTCAAGAGAATAT GTGAGAAATCAGGAATAGAGAAACGCTTCTTCCACATCAACGAGGAAATACTGGCCGCCCATCCGGACTTCAACGACCGAGAGAAGCCGTCGCTCCAAGCCCGAATCGAGATGACGGTAACGGAAGTCCCCAAGCTcgccgcgcgcgccgccgccaagGCCATCGCGGAGTGGGGCCGCCCAGCCACGGACATCACGCACGTCGTGTTCAGCACATACTCCGGCGCGAGGTCCCCGAGCGCGGACCTCCGCCTGGCGTCGCTTCTGGGCCTGCGGCCCTCCGTGTGCCGTACCACGCTGAGCCTCCACGGCTGCTCGGGGGGCGTCCGGGCGCTCCACCTGGCCAAAGACATCGCCGAGAACAACCACGGCGCGCGGGTCCTCGTGGTCTGCGCCGAGGTTTCCCTCATCTCCTACAGCGGCCCCACGGACGGCTGCGTGGACTCTGTCCTCGGCCTGGCACTGTTcggcgacggcgccggcgccgtcaTCCTGGGCGCCGGCCCCGTCTCCGGCTCGGAGCGGCCGCTGTTCGAGACCGTGTGCGCCGCGCAGACGACCGTGCCGATGACCGAGGCCGCGATCACCACGCAGTTCGCGCCAGGCGGCATGGAGTACCGCATCGGCAAGCAGGTTCCGGGGATCGTGGAGCAGACTATCAGGCAGTGCCTGCTCGACGTCACTGGGCCGCTCGGCATCGACGTGGTGACATGGAACGACCTCTTCTGGGCGGTGCACTGTGGAGGCCGCGCCATCTTGGACAGCGTTGAGGCAGCTCTCGGACTGGGATCTCAGAAGCTAGCAGCCAGTCGCCATGTGCTGAGAGAGTACGGCAATATGAGTTCCGCAGCCGTCGTCTTTGTGCTCGAGGAGGTTCACCGCCGACTGACGTCCAAGAACGCTGACGGGGAGACTGCCGAGTGGGGGG